The Selenomonas sp. AB3002 genome includes a window with the following:
- a CDS encoding transposase: MLTLGWSDGNSFLPLSHCLLSSANRVNRLQESSDKIDSRSNGGKQRKLAQTKATVVMQKLLAEAKSMEIPARYVLFDTWFCSPSSLVQVKELGFDAIAMVKKSENSHFLHDERMKSVMAIFRQSKKRPGCSKYLLSVEAAVVKDGKLCQSNSFSLGTEATPSSL, encoded by the coding sequence ATGCTGACTCTCGGCTGGAGTGATGGGAATTCGTTTCTGCCACTCAGCCACTGTCTGCTTTCATCTGCCAATCGTGTCAATCGGCTGCAGGAGTCTTCGGATAAGATCGACTCGCGTAGCAACGGCGGGAAACAGCGCAAGCTGGCACAGACTAAGGCTACCGTTGTTATGCAGAAGCTCTTGGCTGAGGCAAAATCTATGGAGATTCCAGCCCGCTACGTTCTTTTTGACACCTGGTTCTGTTCACCGTCTTCCCTTGTTCAAGTCAAGGAACTCGGCTTCGATGCCATTGCTATGGTAAAAAAGTCTGAAAACAGTCATTTCCTTCATGACGAACGCATGAAGAGTGTAATGGCAATATTTCGCCAGTCTAAAAAGCGTCCTGGTTGCTCAAAGTATCTGCTTTCAGTAGAGGCGGCGGTGGTAAAGGACGGAAAACTCTGCCAGTCAAACTCGTTTTCGTTAGGAACAGAAGCAACCCCAAGTTCTCTGTAA